One segment of Solidesulfovibrio sp. DNA contains the following:
- a CDS encoding phosphatase PAP2 family protein, producing the protein MRRIGCLVVLVLLLSCQAVCAKSLPFALGQPVAVTKLLPPPPLPGSPEERGELAELLALQNARTPEMVERVRADAERSAFRFADVLGPGFSPEKLPKAAAFLDGLKRAAQAMDGDGKAFWNRARPVAADPAVTPCVRTPDSPSYPSGHATYGTLVAIVLANMVPERQRELYARGQAYGFAREVAGVHFPSDVAAGRIVGTLIAAALLEDPSFMAAFAEAKAEVRRALGLPERE; encoded by the coding sequence ATGCGCCGCATCGGCTGTCTCGTCGTCCTTGTCCTGCTGTTGTCGTGCCAGGCGGTTTGCGCCAAATCCCTCCCCTTCGCCCTGGGACAGCCCGTTGCCGTCACGAAACTTTTGCCGCCGCCGCCCTTGCCGGGTTCGCCCGAGGAGCGGGGGGAACTGGCGGAACTGCTCGCCCTGCAAAACGCCCGCACTCCGGAGATGGTGGAACGGGTGCGAGCCGACGCCGAGCGTTCGGCCTTCCGCTTCGCCGACGTGCTGGGGCCGGGGTTCTCGCCGGAGAAGCTGCCCAAGGCCGCGGCCTTTCTCGATGGCCTCAAGCGGGCCGCCCAGGCCATGGACGGCGACGGCAAGGCGTTCTGGAACCGGGCCCGGCCGGTGGCTGCGGACCCGGCCGTCACCCCCTGCGTCAGGACGCCCGACAGCCCGTCCTACCCCAGCGGCCACGCCACCTACGGCACGTTGGTCGCCATCGTCCTGGCCAACATGGTGCCGGAGCGGCAGCGCGAGCTCTACGCCCGGGGCCAGGCCTACGGTTTCGCCCGCGAGGTGGCCGGGGTGCACTTCCCCAGCGACGTGGCCGCCGGGCGCATCGTCGGCACGCTGATCGCCGCCGCGCTTTTGGAGGATCCCTCCTTCATGGCCGCCTTTGCCGAGGCCAAGGCCGAGGTGCGCCGGGCGCTGGGGCTTCCCGAGCGGGAGTAA
- a CDS encoding iron-sulfur cluster assembly scaffold protein codes for MRTDLELSAPMTAKDAADPKRRAALIARFGEKAYRLWCEASHPQRLTAPTAIGTARDAHGNAVSIALGIYGETIVQTDFDAEGCPAANIAAATAAHWAHGKDLAEAAGMDEQAIQATLGDFPRDARGLASLAVAAVRQAVARWKGAGARR; via the coding sequence ATGCGCACGGACCTCGAACTCTCCGCTCCCATGACGGCCAAGGACGCCGCCGACCCCAAACGACGCGCCGCGCTCATCGCCCGCTTCGGCGAAAAGGCCTACCGCCTGTGGTGCGAGGCCAGCCACCCCCAGCGCCTCACCGCCCCCACGGCCATCGGCACGGCCCGCGACGCCCACGGCAACGCCGTGTCCATCGCGCTTGGCATCTACGGCGAAACCATCGTGCAGACGGATTTCGACGCCGAGGGCTGCCCGGCCGCGAACATCGCCGCGGCCACGGCCGCCCACTGGGCCCACGGCAAGGATCTGGCCGAGGCCGCCGGCATGGACGAGCAGGCCATCCAGGCCACCCTGGGCGATTTTCCCCGCGATGCCCGGGGGTTGGCCAGCCTGGCCGTCGCGGCCGTGCGCCAGGCCGTGGCCCGCTGGAAAGGGGCCGGCGCCCGGCGCTGA
- a CDS encoding universal stress protein — MIAHRPKTIVVGLDGSPASRGAFEQAMVLAGSLRGRLVAVAVAPGLGGMERIGREDERRELIRPFEEALAAAGEAAAAAGLPLKKILENGEAHERLVDVAEAEEASLVVIGDARRAYMERVLLGRSVAKVIGYSPCDVLVVPEGATLDFHRVVAAVDGSRQSLAAAGRAIGLCAAYAGSLDVLAVVDVPVDRNLIYGIYEDIKRRALVAINAVVKAARARDVSALATVLEGPPFRAIAGFAAEIGAGCLVLGAYGKSGLRRLLLGSVAERVLALASCPVLVVKAGPGDPDAVAAETDT, encoded by the coding sequence ATGATCGCGCATCGCCCCAAAACCATCGTCGTCGGGCTCGACGGCTCCCCGGCCTCCCGGGGGGCCTTCGAGCAGGCCATGGTCCTGGCCGGTTCGTTGCGAGGACGGCTGGTGGCCGTGGCTGTGGCCCCGGGGCTTGGCGGCATGGAGCGCATCGGCCGCGAGGACGAGCGCCGGGAACTGATCCGCCCCTTTGAAGAGGCCCTAGCGGCGGCCGGCGAGGCGGCGGCCGCGGCCGGGCTGCCGCTCAAAAAGATCCTGGAAAACGGCGAGGCCCACGAGCGCCTGGTGGACGTGGCCGAGGCCGAGGAGGCAAGCCTGGTGGTCATCGGCGACGCCCGGCGGGCCTACATGGAACGGGTACTGCTCGGGCGCAGCGTGGCCAAGGTCATCGGCTACAGCCCCTGCGACGTGCTGGTGGTGCCCGAGGGCGCGACACTCGACTTCCACCGGGTGGTCGCGGCCGTGGACGGCTCGCGCCAGAGCCTGGCCGCCGCCGGCCGGGCCATCGGGCTGTGCGCCGCCTATGCCGGCAGCCTCGACGTGCTGGCCGTGGTGGACGTGCCCGTGGACCGCAACCTCATCTACGGCATCTACGAGGACATCAAGCGCCGGGCGCTGGTGGCCATAAACGCCGTGGTCAAGGCGGCCCGGGCCAGGGACGTCAGCGCCCTGGCCACGGTGCTCGAAGGGCCGCCCTTCCGGGCCATCGCCGGGTTCGCCGCCGAGATCGGGGCCGGCTGCCTGGTGCTCGGGGCCTACGGCAAAAGCGGCCTGCGCCGGCTTTTGCTCGGCAGCGTGGCCGAGCGGGTGCTGGCCCTGGCCTCCTGTCCGGTGCTCGTGGTCAAGGCCGGGCCGGGCGACCCCGACGCCGTGGCCGCCGAGACCGACACCTAA
- a CDS encoding sulfite exporter TauE/SafE family protein, with the protein MHGAGEMISFIDLNLYSIVFLFLVGFIGGLVSGFIGSGGAFVLTPGMMSLGVPGPVAVASNMCHKFPKALVGSIKRYRYGQVDIKLGVIMGLFAEIGVQVGIQVQTMILEKWGEAGSNLYVSLAFVTVLLTVGSFVMRDALRLAKDGGAEGKPNNLCKRLQAIELWPMLTFKRANVRISLWFLIPVAIATGMLAATIAVGGFIGVPGLMYIIGVTSIVASATELVIAFVMGLGGTLIWAYYGMVDIRLTLIILGGSLFGVQLGAIGTTYVKEYMIKMVMAVIMLIVAVSRFLAMPKYLDKLSLTSFGETTVSVLSQTSFGVMLVALLVGAGIILAAMFKARRLETQA; encoded by the coding sequence ATGCACGGCGCCGGCGAAATGATCTCCTTTATCGACCTCAATCTGTATTCCATCGTTTTCCTGTTCCTGGTCGGCTTCATCGGCGGGCTGGTGAGCGGCTTCATCGGCTCCGGCGGAGCCTTCGTCCTGACCCCGGGCATGATGAGCCTGGGCGTTCCCGGCCCGGTGGCCGTGGCCAGCAACATGTGCCACAAGTTCCCGAAAGCCCTGGTCGGCTCCATCAAGCGCTACCGCTACGGCCAGGTGGACATCAAGCTCGGCGTGATCATGGGCCTGTTCGCCGAGATCGGCGTCCAGGTCGGCATCCAGGTCCAGACCATGATCCTGGAGAAATGGGGCGAGGCCGGCTCCAACCTCTACGTGAGCCTGGCCTTCGTGACCGTGCTTTTAACCGTCGGCAGCTTCGTCATGCGCGACGCGTTGCGCCTGGCCAAGGACGGCGGCGCCGAAGGCAAGCCCAACAACCTGTGCAAGCGCCTGCAAGCCATCGAACTGTGGCCCATGCTGACCTTCAAGCGGGCGAACGTGCGCATCTCCCTGTGGTTTCTCATCCCCGTGGCCATCGCCACGGGCATGCTGGCCGCGACCATCGCCGTGGGCGGCTTCATCGGCGTGCCGGGACTCATGTACATCATCGGCGTCACGAGCATCGTGGCCTCGGCAACCGAGCTGGTCATCGCCTTCGTCATGGGCCTGGGCGGCACGCTGATCTGGGCCTACTACGGCATGGTCGACATCCGCCTGACGCTGATCATCCTCGGCGGCTCGCTTTTCGGCGTGCAGCTCGGGGCCATCGGCACCACCTACGTCAAGGAATACATGATCAAGATGGTCATGGCCGTCATCATGCTGATCGTGGCCGTAAGCCGTTTCCTGGCCATGCCCAAGTACCTGGACAAGCTCTCGCTCACGAGCTTTGGCGAGACCACCGTGTCGGTGCTGTCCCAGACGAGCTTCGGCGTGATGCTCGTGGCCCTGCTTGTGGGCGCGGGCATCATCCTGGCCGCCATGTTCAAGGCCCGCCGCCTGGAAACCCAGGCCTAG